A stretch of Gymnodinialimonas phycosphaerae DNA encodes these proteins:
- a CDS encoding ATP-binding protein has translation MPPTTAPDFFHRFTSGTTQVRCTLDQARVALQAARIDDATCDTSQIILGEVLNNVVEHAYRCEEGHPIELSIWFDDTGLWCNVHDQGAPMPGGVPPEGRGACIDASDRDGLPEGGFGWAMVHALTQDLQYLRVDGCNDLAFLISASHP, from the coding sequence ATGCCACCTACGACTGCGCCGGACTTCTTTCATCGGTTCACCTCGGGGACCACGCAAGTGCGCTGCACCCTTGACCAGGCGCGGGTCGCCCTTCAGGCGGCTCGGATCGACGACGCGACCTGCGACACCTCCCAGATCATTCTGGGCGAGGTTTTGAACAACGTCGTCGAACATGCCTACCGCTGTGAAGAAGGCCACCCGATCGAGCTGTCGATCTGGTTTGATGACACGGGCCTTTGGTGCAACGTCCATGACCAAGGCGCGCCGATGCCCGGCGGCGTCCCCCCCGAAGGCCGTGGGGCATGCATCGACGCTTCGGATAGGGACGGCCTGCCTGAGGGAGGCTTTGGGTGGGCCATGGTGCACGCGTTGACGCAAGACCTTCAGTATCTCCGGGTCGACGGCTGCAATGACCTGGCGTTTCTGATCTCCGCCTCTCATCCCTGA
- a CDS encoding STAS domain-containing protein codes for MNLTYTQHDTVGVVHIADQRLDASIAIQFKETFRTLTADGGDVILDLSDVEFLDSSGLGAIVAVYKALGTGRHMALAGLQPPVEKVMTLTRMNAVFAIFPSLEAGLAAAAPTAAE; via the coding sequence ATGAATCTGACCTACACCCAACACGACACCGTTGGCGTCGTTCACATCGCGGACCAGCGGCTGGACGCCAGCATTGCGATCCAGTTCAAGGAAACCTTTCGCACGCTGACCGCCGACGGCGGTGACGTGATTCTGGACCTCAGCGATGTCGAGTTCCTCGACTCCAGCGGCCTCGGCGCGATCGTGGCGGTCTACAAGGCCTTGGGGACCGGGCGGCACATGGCACTGGCCGGGCTGCAACCACCGGTTGAAAAGGTGATGACGCTGACCCGCATGAACGCCGTTTTCGCGATCTTCCCCTCGTTAGAAGCCGGACTTGCCGCAGCGGCTCCCACAGCGGCAGAGTAG
- a CDS encoding GAF domain-containing protein yields the protein MADYATLTKTIASLTEGETDTVALMATVACELHHADARFDWTGFYRVTEPGLLKIGPYQGGHGCLQIPFSKGVCGAAARTGETQLVADVDAFPGHIACASSTRSEIVLPVHNAAGEIIAVLDIDSDQPDAFTHEDAAALEAILSAVFSRA from the coding sequence ATGGCCGACTACGCAACGCTGACCAAGACAATCGCCTCGCTTACCGAAGGCGAGACCGACACCGTGGCCCTCATGGCCACCGTCGCCTGTGAGCTGCACCACGCAGACGCGCGCTTCGACTGGACCGGCTTCTACCGTGTGACCGAGCCGGGCCTGTTGAAGATCGGCCCCTACCAGGGGGGCCACGGCTGCCTGCAAATTCCCTTCTCAAAAGGCGTTTGCGGCGCGGCTGCCCGGACCGGCGAAACGCAACTGGTGGCGGATGTCGATGCCTTTCCGGGCCACATCGCCTGTGCGTCCTCCACCCGGTCTGAGATCGTCCTGCCCGTCCACAACGCCGCGGGCGAGATCATCGCGGTCCTCGACATCGACAGCGACCAGCCTGATGCCTTCACGCACGAGGACGCCGCCGCGTTGGAGGCGATCCTGTCTGCCGTCTTCTCTCGCGCCTAG
- a CDS encoding DNA recombination protein RmuC, producing MITIGETAVDLSDPWVLAALGSVALLIVLLLLILSALRAAKRSAHAVEPLAHHMAALGQTVQALGQGQERLAGGLASVSDHQARAQASMQEAMERRLEEVQKGMSETLHGTSTRTARSLGELQQKLEQIDRAQAKIEKLSGDVLGLQDILSNKQRRGMFGEIQLNDIVSGALPPDAYALQATLSNGKRADVLVRLPNPPGPIVIDAKFPLEAYEALMRAPDAEAQARAMRELGAAVRVHIKAISEKYIIEGETADGALMFLPSEAVYAELHARLPEVVRTGFDARVWIVSPTTCMATLNTMRAVMKDARMREQAGEIRKALKQLHRDVGIVGERAGKLEIHLRQAGEDVAGILTASARAGKRAERLDNFDFDESVPDRAEVVPLPRG from the coding sequence GTGATCACGATTGGTGAGACAGCGGTGGATCTGAGCGATCCCTGGGTCCTGGCCGCATTGGGCAGCGTAGCGCTGTTGATCGTTCTGTTGCTTCTTATCCTGAGCGCTTTGCGTGCCGCGAAACGCTCCGCCCACGCGGTAGAGCCCCTGGCGCATCACATGGCGGCGTTGGGACAGACGGTGCAGGCCTTGGGTCAGGGACAGGAGCGGCTGGCCGGCGGGCTCGCCTCCGTGTCCGACCATCAGGCGCGCGCGCAGGCCTCGATGCAGGAGGCGATGGAACGGCGGTTGGAAGAGGTGCAAAAGGGCATGTCTGAGACGCTTCATGGCACGTCAACGCGAACGGCCCGGAGCCTTGGGGAATTGCAGCAGAAGCTGGAGCAGATCGACCGCGCGCAGGCGAAGATCGAGAAGCTGTCGGGCGATGTCCTGGGGTTGCAGGACATTCTGTCGAACAAGCAGCGGCGGGGCATGTTCGGGGAGATTCAGCTGAATGATATCGTCTCGGGCGCCCTGCCCCCCGACGCCTATGCCCTTCAGGCGACGCTTTCAAACGGGAAGCGGGCCGACGTTCTGGTGCGCCTGCCGAACCCGCCCGGCCCCATCGTCATCGATGCCAAATTCCCGCTGGAGGCCTACGAGGCGCTGATGCGCGCGCCCGACGCCGAGGCGCAAGCCCGCGCGATGCGCGAGCTGGGGGCCGCGGTTCGAGTGCACATCAAGGCGATCTCGGAGAAATACATCATCGAGGGCGAAACCGCAGATGGGGCGTTGATGTTCCTGCCGTCCGAGGCGGTCTACGCAGAACTGCACGCGCGGTTGCCGGAGGTCGTGCGGACAGGCTTCGACGCAAGGGTCTGGATCGTGTCCCCCACCACCTGCATGGCGACGCTCAACACGATGCGCGCGGTGATGAAGGATGCGCGGATGCGCGAACAGGCTGGAGAGATCCGCAAGGCGCTGAAACAGTTGCACCGGGATGTGGGGATCGTGGGAGAACGTGCTGGCAAGCTGGAGATCCATCTCCGGCAGGCGGGTGAAGATGTGGCGGGCATTCTGACCGCCTCGGCCCGGGCGGGGAAGCGGGCGGAGCGGTTAGACAATTTCGACTTCGACGAAAGCGTGCCCGATAGGGCGGAGGTCGTGCCGTTGCCCCGGGGGTGA
- a CDS encoding gamma-glutamyltransferase family protein, whose translation MRDFHQPGRSTVYADHGMCATSHPLAAQTAISILQQGGNAVDAAIGAAILLGLCEPQSTGIGGDMFALIAQPDGEILGLNASGRAPAGLNADAIRANHQKMPLYDISAITVPGAVDGFCRLHGDHGHLPLQDVLVPAISYAEAGIPIAPRVALDYAESSGVLQGAARRHFLHDDKAMEVGARFKAPGQAEVLRRIAAEGRAGFYEGEVRDDMLAALTALGGAHTAEDFANTACDYVTPLRSSYRDAELIELPPNGQGATAMLILNMLETMDPQDDPFGAQRTHLEAEATKLGYDARDRFLADPDHVTKLSHMLSKDTAAQLAGLIDPNRAMPDPRAASDNIHKDTVYITVVDKDRRAVSLIYSIFHSFGSGVASEKFGVLFQNRGGGFTLEKGHPNEAGPGKRPMHTIIPGMLKLADGSLMPFGVMGGAYQSTGHARFVSNVVDYGMDPQAAIDAPRAFAEAGALKIERGYGADTRLALGKMGHAMTTPVAPIGGAQAIRIRPDGLLEGGSDPRKDGIALGY comes from the coding sequence ATGCGCGATTTTCACCAACCCGGGCGGTCAACCGTCTACGCGGATCATGGCATGTGCGCCACGTCGCACCCCTTGGCCGCGCAGACCGCGATCTCGATCTTGCAGCAAGGCGGCAACGCCGTCGACGCGGCCATTGGCGCCGCGATCCTTCTGGGCCTGTGTGAGCCGCAGAGCACCGGAATCGGTGGCGACATGTTCGCCCTTATCGCGCAGCCAGACGGTGAGATCCTGGGCCTCAACGCCTCGGGGCGCGCGCCCGCCGGGCTGAATGCCGACGCGATCCGCGCCAATCACCAAAAGATGCCGCTTTATGACATCAGTGCGATCACCGTGCCAGGCGCGGTGGATGGCTTTTGCCGCTTGCACGGCGACCACGGGCACTTGCCCCTCCAGGACGTCCTCGTCCCGGCGATCTCCTACGCGGAGGCGGGCATTCCCATCGCGCCCCGCGTGGCATTGGACTACGCCGAGTCGTCGGGCGTCCTGCAAGGGGCCGCGCGCCGTCACTTTCTGCACGACGACAAGGCCATGGAAGTCGGCGCTCGCTTCAAGGCCCCCGGCCAGGCCGAGGTCCTGCGGCGCATTGCGGCCGAGGGGCGCGCGGGCTTTTACGAAGGCGAGGTGCGCGACGACATGTTGGCCGCCCTCACCGCCCTTGGCGGCGCCCACACGGCCGAGGATTTCGCCAACACCGCCTGCGATTACGTCACGCCGCTCCGCTCCAGCTACCGCGATGCGGAACTGATCGAGCTGCCCCCCAACGGGCAGGGCGCGACCGCCATGTTGATCCTCAACATGTTGGAAACCATGGACCCGCAAGACGATCCATTCGGTGCCCAACGCACCCATCTGGAGGCCGAGGCGACCAAACTCGGCTATGATGCCCGCGATCGTTTCCTCGCCGATCCCGATCACGTCACGAAGCTGTCCCACATGCTGTCCAAGGACACCGCCGCGCAGCTGGCAGGGCTGATCGATCCGAACCGGGCGATGCCTGATCCGCGCGCCGCCTCGGACAACATCCACAAGGACACGGTCTATATCACGGTCGTGGACAAGGACCGCCGCGCCGTCAGCCTGATCTATTCGATCTTTCATTCCTTCGGCTCGGGTGTTGCGTCCGAAAAGTTTGGCGTCTTGTTCCAGAACCGGGGGGGCGGCTTCACGTTGGAGAAGGGTCATCCGAATGAAGCCGGGCCGGGCAAACGCCCGATGCACACGATCATTCCGGGCATGTTGAAGCTGGCCGATGGGTCCTTGATGCCCTTCGGCGTCATGGGCGGGGCGTACCAGTCCACGGGTCATGCGCGGTTTGTGTCCAACGTGGTAGATTACGGCATGGATCCGCAAGCCGCCATCGACGCGCCGCGCGCCTTCGCCGAGGCCGGCGCCCTCAAGATCGAGCGTGGCTACGGCGCGGACACGCGTCTTGCTTTGGGCAAGATGGGTCATGCGATGACCACACCGGTCGCCCCGATCGGCGGAGCTCAGGCCATCCGCATCCGACCTGACGGCCTGCTGGAGGGCGGCTCGGACCCCCGCAAGGACGGCATCGCGCTGGGGTACTGA
- a CDS encoding thiolase family protein → MEQIVITGAARTPMGGFQGALSPLTAAELGGAAIKAALGGAKVDELLMGCVLPAGQGQAPARQAGFHAGLGETVPATTLNKMCGSGMKAAMMAYDALALGQADVIVAGGMESMTSAPYLLPAMRAGARIGHQKTLDHMFLDGLEDAYDKGRLMGTFAEDCAEAFQFTREAQDAYALGSLENALNAINSGAFSDEVTPLTIKTRKDSSEITTDEQPGNARPDKIPLLKPAFREGGTVTAANSSSISDGAAALTLARASAAEAQGLPIRARILGHASHAHAPALFPTAPVPAARKLLDRLGWTIDDVDLWEVNEAFAVVPMAFMHEMNISREKMNVNGGACALGHPIGASGARIIVTLLHALEARDLKRGVAAICIGGGEGTAIAIERA, encoded by the coding sequence ATGGAACAAATCGTCATTACAGGTGCCGCACGGACCCCCATGGGCGGATTTCAGGGCGCCCTGTCGCCGCTGACAGCGGCCGAACTGGGCGGCGCGGCGATCAAGGCCGCACTGGGCGGCGCAAAGGTGGATGAATTGTTGATGGGCTGCGTTCTGCCTGCGGGCCAGGGTCAAGCGCCAGCACGACAAGCGGGTTTCCACGCGGGCCTGGGCGAGACCGTGCCCGCCACGACCCTGAACAAGATGTGCGGGTCCGGCATGAAGGCCGCCATGATGGCCTATGATGCCCTCGCCCTGGGCCAAGCCGATGTGATCGTCGCCGGCGGCATGGAATCGATGACCAGCGCGCCGTATCTGCTGCCTGCCATGCGCGCAGGCGCGCGGATCGGGCACCAGAAGACGCTGGATCACATGTTCCTCGACGGGTTGGAGGATGCCTACGACAAGGGCAGGCTCATGGGCACCTTCGCCGAAGATTGCGCCGAGGCGTTCCAATTCACCCGCGAGGCGCAAGACGCTTACGCGTTGGGCTCGTTGGAGAACGCGCTGAATGCGATCAACTCCGGGGCCTTCAGCGACGAAGTCACGCCCCTGACGATCAAGACCCGAAAGGACAGCAGCGAAATCACCACGGACGAGCAACCGGGCAATGCCCGCCCCGACAAGATCCCGCTTCTCAAGCCCGCCTTCCGCGAGGGGGGCACGGTGACGGCGGCCAACTCCTCCTCCATCTCGGACGGAGCTGCTGCCCTGACCCTCGCGCGCGCTTCTGCGGCCGAGGCGCAAGGCCTACCCATCCGCGCGCGAATTCTCGGCCACGCCTCCCACGCCCATGCGCCCGCGCTGTTCCCCACCGCACCCGTTCCCGCTGCCCGGAAACTGCTGGACCGCCTCGGCTGGACCATCGATGACGTAGACCTGTGGGAAGTGAACGAGGCCTTCGCGGTCGTCCCGATGGCCTTCATGCACGAGATGAACATCTCCCGCGAAAAAATGAACGTGAATGGCGGCGCCTGTGCCTTGGGCCATCCCATCGGCGCGTCCGGCGCCCGGATCATCGTGACGCTCCTTCACGCCCTCGAGGCGCGCGACCTCAAACGCGGCGTCGCCGCAATCTGCATCGGCGGCGGCGAAGGCACTGCCATCGCGATCGAGCGCGCCTGA
- a CDS encoding SCO family protein: MTRTYAYASVALIGTLLVGTGVAIYLANSGSDDQFAECRQGVVAGGAGTIGGAFELVSETGETVTDADVITEPTLMYFGYTFCPDVCPLDTVRNAEAVDILEGNGYSVLPTFVTVDPNRDTPEVVAAFTDNVHPRMLGLTGTTEQTHAAASAYRVYYQNHDDGTDPYYLVDHTAFTYLVLPEIGFVEFFNRDTSPVDMAERTACFIEAAR, encoded by the coding sequence ATGACACGGACCTACGCATATGCCTCTGTCGCGCTGATCGGCACGCTGTTGGTTGGAACCGGGGTGGCCATCTACCTCGCGAATTCGGGCAGTGATGACCAATTTGCCGAATGCCGCCAAGGGGTTGTGGCCGGTGGCGCAGGCACCATCGGTGGCGCGTTCGAGCTGGTCTCGGAAACCGGCGAAACCGTCACCGACGCGGATGTCATCACCGAACCGACGCTGATGTACTTCGGCTATACCTTTTGCCCCGATGTCTGCCCGCTTGACACCGTGCGCAATGCGGAGGCCGTCGATATCCTTGAGGGCAATGGCTACAGCGTCCTGCCGACGTTTGTTACGGTGGACCCCAACCGCGACACGCCCGAGGTCGTCGCCGCCTTCACCGACAACGTGCATCCCCGCATGTTGGGCCTGACCGGGACCACGGAACAGACCCACGCCGCCGCCAGCGCCTACCGGGTCTATTACCAGAACCATGACGACGGGACGGACCCGTATTACCTGGTGGACCACACGGCCTTCACCTACCTGGTTTTGCCCGAGATCGGCTTCGTGGAGTTCTTCAACCGCGACACGAGCCCCGTCGATATGGCCGAACGGACGGCGTGCTTCATCGAGGCGGCGCGCTGA
- a CDS encoding transglycosylase domain-containing protein translates to MSPSGNGRRRLVAERRGTSQPKHASGSGSGGGGRKPRKRKPARRKQPQRGGILGFFSRIIRFVFRLIWGVMWRSTAVLVVIVGLATGYYYAQLPEVDALLDARERGSVTMLDRYGEVFAWRGEQFGGAIDPSTTSPHLVNAILATEDRRFYRHLGVSPRGIASAMYINVSEGRHPLRGHGGSTLTQQTAKLLCLGVEFDADTWDSEAAYEADCRETTLWRKMQEMVFAFAMELRYSKSEILSIYLNRAYLGAGTRGFEAASQRYFSIPSTELNPQQAAMLAGLLVAPTRYAPTNNLERSQARANLVMNLMERENYLTAAEADQARANPATLSPAARQDTGGYFADWIMSVGPDFLTGDTTEDVIIRTTFDPDIQAAAEASIRNVFANQVREGSEAEAAIIVMSADGAVRAMVGGRDLSGGGTFNRAVQAVRQPGSAFKPFVYATALDLGWRFDDMILDGPLTINVPGSGPYSPENYTRNFYGMVTLTEALTRSLNTAAVRISEEVGRDLVRQVASDFGIESDLAAGPALALGASESTLIEMTGAYAGILNGGSAVRPYGMTELRLLGEPDPMFEQETGIRERVISEFSARQLTYMMSRVVAEGSGQRAALPDRPVAGKTGTTNSARDAWFVGFTADYVAGVWMGYDDNRPLSGVTGGGLPSEIWRQAMEEIHRDLPPRPLPMIDPIAEARPGPDDFFLDANGQPVPINPNTGEVLSTDADGVLRGPITPQGTRVPIGNPQGQGNIGDAVNNVLNRLFGPRQ, encoded by the coding sequence ATGAGCCCTTCCGGCAATGGCAGACGGCGTCTGGTCGCCGAGCGACGTGGGACGTCGCAACCCAAGCACGCAAGCGGCAGTGGGTCTGGTGGTGGTGGCCGCAAGCCGCGCAAACGCAAACCTGCCCGGCGCAAGCAGCCACAACGCGGCGGGATCCTGGGCTTCTTTTCCCGGATAATCCGCTTCGTCTTCCGCCTGATCTGGGGCGTGATGTGGCGCAGCACCGCCGTCTTGGTGGTGATCGTAGGTCTTGCGACGGGCTATTATTACGCGCAGTTGCCAGAGGTAGATGCGCTTCTGGATGCGCGGGAGCGCGGCTCTGTCACCATGTTGGACCGCTACGGCGAGGTGTTCGCCTGGCGGGGAGAGCAGTTTGGTGGCGCGATTGATCCGTCCACCACATCGCCCCATCTCGTCAATGCGATCCTGGCCACCGAGGATCGGCGCTTCTATCGGCACCTGGGGGTGTCCCCTCGGGGGATCGCCTCGGCCATGTACATTAACGTCAGCGAAGGGCGCCATCCGCTGCGCGGCCATGGCGGATCGACACTGACCCAGCAGACCGCGAAGCTGTTGTGCCTTGGCGTGGAGTTTGACGCTGACACGTGGGATAGCGAGGCGGCCTATGAGGCCGATTGCCGTGAAACGACCCTGTGGCGCAAGATGCAGGAGATGGTTTTCGCTTTCGCGATGGAGCTGCGCTATTCCAAATCCGAGATCCTGTCGATTTACCTCAACCGCGCCTATCTGGGGGCCGGGACGCGGGGATTCGAAGCCGCGTCGCAACGCTATTTCTCGATCCCGTCCACCGAATTGAACCCGCAGCAGGCCGCGATGCTGGCGGGTCTTCTGGTGGCCCCCACACGCTATGCCCCCACCAACAACCTTGAACGCAGTCAGGCGCGGGCCAACCTGGTCATGAACTTGATGGAGCGAGAGAACTACCTGACCGCAGCCGAAGCCGACCAGGCCCGCGCCAACCCCGCGACCCTGTCACCGGCCGCGCGTCAGGACACTGGCGGCTATTTCGCCGATTGGATCATGTCGGTCGGCCCGGATTTTCTGACCGGGGACACGACGGAAGACGTGATCATCCGCACCACCTTCGATCCCGATATCCAGGCAGCGGCCGAGGCCTCGATCCGCAACGTCTTTGCCAATCAGGTCCGCGAAGGGTCCGAGGCCGAGGCCGCGATCATCGTGATGAGCGCCGATGGCGCTGTGCGTGCCATGGTGGGCGGGCGCGACCTGTCAGGCGGCGGTACGTTCAACCGCGCCGTGCAGGCCGTGCGGCAACCGGGCAGCGCATTCAAACCCTTCGTTTATGCCACGGCGCTGGACCTGGGTTGGCGGTTCGACGACATGATCCTGGACGGCCCCCTGACGATCAACGTGCCGGGATCAGGGCCCTACAGCCCCGAAAACTACACCCGAAATTTCTATGGCATGGTGACCCTGACCGAGGCGTTGACGCGGTCGCTGAACACCGCCGCTGTGCGCATTTCCGAGGAAGTGGGCCGCGATCTGGTGCGGCAGGTGGCGTCCGATTTCGGCATTGAATCCGATCTTGCCGCCGGGCCTGCCTTGGCGCTGGGCGCATCGGAATCCACGCTCATCGAGATGACGGGCGCTTATGCGGGCATCCTCAACGGCGGCTCTGCCGTGCGGCCTTATGGCATGACGGAACTGCGGCTGTTGGGCGAACCCGACCCGATGTTCGAGCAAGAGACGGGCATCCGCGAGCGGGTGATCAGCGAGTTTTCGGCACGGCAACTGACCTACATGATGAGCCGGGTCGTGGCCGAAGGATCGGGCCAGCGCGCGGCGCTGCCGGATCGACCCGTGGCGGGCAAAACGGGCACCACCAACAGTGCGCGGGATGCGTGGTTTGTTGGCTTCACGGCGGATTACGTTGCGGGCGTCTGGATGGGCTACGACGACAACCGCCCCTTGTCGGGTGTCACCGGCGGCGGCCTGCCCTCCGAGATTTGGCGGCAGGCGATGGAAGAGATCCACCGCGATCTGCCGCCGCGCCCCCTGCCGATGATCGACCCGATCGCCGAGGCGCGTCCGGGGCCGGATGATTTCTTCCTGGATGCCAACGGTCAGCCCGTACCGATCAACCCCAACACGGGGGAGGTGCTGTCCACCGACGCCGATGGTGTGCTTCGGGGCCCGATTACACCGCAGGGCACGCGGGTGCCCATCGGCAACCCGCAAGGGCAGGGCAATATCGGCGATGCGGTCAACAACGTGCTGAACCGATTGTTCGGACCGCGTCAGTAG
- a CDS encoding P-II family nitrogen regulator: MKLIIAAIKPFKLEEVREALTSIGVRGMMVTEIKGFGSQSGHTEIYRGAEYAVNFVPKVKLEIVVAASMADQVVETIQTTAKTDKIGDGKIFVLDVQSAVRVRTGETNDDAL, from the coding sequence GTGAAACTCATCATTGCAGCAATCAAACCGTTCAAGCTGGAAGAGGTCCGCGAAGCGCTCACCTCTATCGGCGTGCGCGGCATGATGGTGACCGAGATCAAGGGCTTCGGCTCGCAGTCCGGTCACACCGAGATCTACCGCGGCGCAGAATACGCCGTGAACTTCGTGCCGAAGGTGAAGCTGGAGATCGTGGTCGCCGCCTCCATGGCCGATCAGGTCGTCGAGACGATCCAGACCACCGCCAAGACCGACAAGATCGGCGACGGCAAGATTTTCGTCCTCGACGTGCAAAGCGCCGTGCGGGTGCGCACCGGCGAAACCAACGACGACGCGCTGTAA
- a CDS encoding ammonium transporter — MNTKYLIPVSAAALIALPSMALAQDEAALHTSYILTTLLFLVGGFLVFWMAAGFAMLEAGLVRSKNVAMQLTKNIALFSIAAIMYWLVGFGIMYPAEWLIEGWLGPFFAITSLEPVGLALSDDFTGTSLDYASVGSDFFFQLMFCATTASIVSGTLAERIKLWPFLIFVVVLTGFIYPIEASWQWGGGWLSEAGFSDFAGSTLVHAAGGFAALAGAIVLGPRLGKYKDGRVNPMPGSNLALATLGTFILWLGWFGFNGGSQLAMGTIGDVADVSRIFANTNMAAAAGAVAALILTQVVYGKVDLTMVLNGALAGLVSITAEPLAPSLFGALLTGAVGGVIVVFTVPILDKLKIDDVVGAIPVHLIAGVWGTLAVAFYTGNWGAQIMGIAAIGIFVFVTSLIVWFILNAVVGIRVGEEEEINGLDVAELGMEAYPEFSKG, encoded by the coding sequence ATGAATACCAAGTATCTCATTCCAGTCTCGGCGGCGGCGTTGATCGCCCTCCCGAGCATGGCGCTGGCCCAGGACGAGGCCGCGCTGCACACCTCCTACATCCTCACCACGTTGCTGTTTCTTGTCGGCGGCTTCCTGGTGTTCTGGATGGCGGCCGGCTTCGCGATGTTGGAGGCGGGCCTTGTCCGCTCCAAGAACGTCGCGATGCAGTTGACCAAGAACATCGCGCTCTTTTCCATCGCGGCCATCATGTATTGGCTGGTGGGCTTCGGCATCATGTACCCGGCCGAGTGGCTGATCGAAGGCTGGCTGGGTCCGTTCTTCGCCATCACCTCGCTGGAGCCTGTCGGCCTTGCGCTGTCCGATGATTTCACCGGCACCTCCCTGGACTATGCCTCCGTCGGCTCGGACTTCTTCTTTCAGCTGATGTTCTGTGCCACCACGGCTTCCATCGTGTCCGGCACCTTGGCCGAGCGCATCAAGCTGTGGCCCTTCCTGATCTTCGTCGTTGTGCTGACGGGCTTCATCTACCCGATCGAGGCATCCTGGCAGTGGGGCGGTGGCTGGTTGTCTGAAGCGGGCTTCTCTGACTTCGCAGGCTCCACCCTGGTGCACGCAGCAGGTGGTTTCGCGGCGCTGGCCGGTGCCATCGTGCTGGGTCCGCGTCTGGGCAAGTACAAGGACGGTCGCGTCAACCCGATGCCCGGCTCCAACCTGGCCCTCGCCACCTTGGGTACGTTCATCCTGTGGCTGGGTTGGTTCGGCTTCAACGGCGGCTCGCAACTGGCGATGGGCACCATTGGTGACGTGGCTGACGTGTCGCGCATCTTTGCCAACACCAACATGGCCGCTGCTGCCGGTGCGGTTGCCGCGCTGATCCTGACGCAGGTCGTGTATGGCAAGGTCGACCTGACGATGGTCCTGAACGGCGCACTGGCGGGCCTCGTGTCCATCACCGCCGAGCCTCTGGCACCGTCGCTTTTCGGCGCGCTTCTGACCGGTGCGGTCGGTGGTGTGATCGTGGTCTTCACGGTGCCGATCCTCGACAAACTGAAGATCGACGACGTCGTCGGCGCCATCCCGGTCCACCTGATCGCCGGGGTCTGGGGCACGCTGGCCGTGGCTTTCTACACCGGAAACTGGGGCGCTCAGATCATGGGCATCGCGGCCATCGGCATCTTTGTCTTCGTCACCTCGCTGATCGTCTGGTTCATCCTCAATGCAGTCGTGGGCATCCGCGTCGGCGAAGAGGAAGAGATCAACGGCCTCGACGTGGCAGAGCTGGGGATGGAAGCCTACCCCGAGTTCTCTAAGGGCTGA